One Thermodesulfovibrionales bacterium DNA segment encodes these proteins:
- a CDS encoding YggT family protein has product MMFILANLILAVANILHIVLTVYMWVIIIAALISWVSPDPYNPIVRFLYSVTEPVLRPVRRVIGNRLGPIDISPMIVILGIIFIQRFLISSLIELGYKLKGGLIL; this is encoded by the coding sequence ATGATGTTTATCCTTGCAAATTTGATACTCGCAGTGGCAAATATTCTTCATATCGTACTGACTGTCTATATGTGGGTTATCATCATAGCCGCCCTCATCAGCTGGGTCAGCCCGGACCCTTATAATCCGATCGTGAGATTCCTCTATTCGGTTACCGAGCCTGTGCTACGGCCTGTTCGGAGGGTCATCGGAAACCGACTCGGGCCTATCGATATTTCTCCTATGATCGTCATTCTTGGCATTATATTCATTCAGAGGTTTCTGATAAGTTCATTGATAGAGCTTGGTTATAAATTAAAAGGAGGGCTCATCTTATGA
- a CDS encoding DivIVA domain-containing protein: protein MRITPLDIQQKQFPMKFRGFDVEEVYAFLEVVREQMEDLLRENALLKEQIQRAENQIKEYRDMENTLRETLMTAQQMVEEYKTNARKEAELLIREAELNSDSLLREAQEKVVKIHEDIVDLKGIRRHFKEELKRLIEGHARMLEFDKEREGEEAGEV, encoded by the coding sequence ATGAGGATCACGCCACTCGATATCCAGCAGAAGCAGTTCCCCATGAAGTTCAGGGGATTTGACGTGGAGGAGGTTTACGCATTTCTTGAGGTTGTGCGGGAGCAGATGGAAGACCTCCTCAGGGAGAACGCCCTGTTGAAGGAGCAGATTCAGCGTGCGGAGAACCAGATTAAGGAATACAGGGACATGGAGAACACGCTTCGGGAAACCCTCATGACAGCCCAGCAGATGGTTGAGGAATACAAGACGAACGCACGAAAGGAGGCGGAACTCCTGATCAGGGAGGCCGAACTGAACTCCGATTCACTCCTGCGGGAAGCGCAGGAAAAGGTCGTGAAGATCCATGAAGACATCGTCGACCTCAAGGGCATCAGGAGACATTTCAAGGAAGAACTGAAACGGCTCATAGAGGGCCATGCGAGGATGCTCGAGTTCGACAAGGAGCGGGAAGGGGAAGAGGCCGGTGAAGTTTAG